The Nitrospirota bacterium genome includes the window GAAAGAGTAGGCCGAGCTGCATCAGATAAATCAGAGAGAAACCGAGACTTGATGAATAAAGGATTAAAGGATTGTGAAACGTGACTGTAATGCGTGTCCGAAAAAGGAAAAGGCGGTTGCCAGAGTAATGAGTTGAGGGGGGGAACAGTAAGGATTGCATACTTTGGGGCTTTCTGCAGGGTGTGTTGTAATTTACTCGTTAAACGTATTAAATAAAGCTGATTTTGTTAGAATAGATAACATCCAGGTGCATGAGGTAAACTGATATAAGGAGGAAAGGTGGAATGAAAAAGGCAGTTATAGAAATTGACGATTCTCAATTACTAAATGCATTGGAACAGCTACCTCCCGATGATTTAAAGAAAATAATTGATGCCCTTTTTCTAAAGAAGCTATTTAAGAAACCTGAGTTTGAAGAGGTCTCTGCAAGAGTTAAACGAATTGTTAAAAAAGAAGGGCTTAAACCTGATGTTGTTGAGGAAGCGATAGATTGGGCAAGAAAACAAGGGTAGTTATTGACACGAATGTAATAGTATCAGCATTTGGTTGGCTTGGTAAACCTGAAGAGGTTCTCAGACTTGTCACAAAAGGAAAAATAGCGAGTTATATAAGCACTGAAATGCTTGCTGAACTCAGAAAAGTTGTAAGTTATCCTAAATTCAAATTCTCAGAAGCATTGCAGGCGCAAATTATTGAGACTGTATTTTTTGAGTCGTCTCTGGTTTTTGTGAATGAATCATTAAATGTTATTGCTGATGATCCAGAAGATAATAGGGTTCTTGAGTGTGCAATTTCTGCTGGCGCTGACTTTATTATTTCCGGAGACAAACATTTGCTTAATCTTAAAAACTTTAGAGAAATTGAGATATTAACCCCTGAGGATTTTTTAAGCAGAAGGCGTTTTTAGAAAGAGCGAAGGGATGGATGTTGTTGTGTAGTATGCAAAAGTATTGATAGGCAAGAAAATAAAGCAATGACCTTTTGGAATGGTTTTTGGCCGTGGGAAAGTAACAGAAGACGAAGAAGCCTATATTTTATAAGGTGTTAACGGAGCTTTTATAAAGTGGTAAAATAGGGTTAGGTTACAGGACGCAAGATAACCTGTTGAAATTGTTAGATAACCTGCTCATTGACAACGAGAAAAACAGACGTGAAGGAGGCATCAGAATTGTTAGTAACTCGAGGTTACAGAAAAGCAGGTAGTAACCACTTGATTTTATTGGTGAAAAAGGGGATGCAGAGAGAAACCGAGACTTGATGAATAAAGGATTGCGACTAATCCCGACAAGCACGTTCGCCCAAGTAGCTCCTAAATGAGAGAAACCGAGACTTGATGAATAAAGGATTGCGACTTACTGTTCTGTGTCTCTGATCCTGCCCCATTGTTGCGAGAGAAACCAAGACTTGATAAATAAAGGATTGCGACAGTGCGTATGCCCTGAATCTCCGAGGATGATTATTTCTGTGAGAGAAACCGAGACTTGATGAATAAAGGATTGCGACGGGAAAGCACCGTTGTTTGTGAACGGTTGATCAATGCCTTGCCGGTTTGTCCTGAAAAAGTATTAAAGCAGAAGGATTATTAAAGTAACCCCCTCAGTCCCCCTTAACCTAAGGGGGAAGTTTTAATGCCTGTCAGCCTTTCCTTAATTTAAATAGGAAGTTTTAAACTCCCCTCTTAGTTTAAGAGGGGTTGGGGGAGTTAGCAGTTTAGGGGGAGTTATCCGGTAAATGCCTATGGATATAAATGTTCTATATCGTTACATATGACATAACCCCTTCGGTGGGGCAGTTTTAATTTAACCGCTTCCGCACACAGGAAGACAGACTTTGGGGACATCCTACTATGCAAAACTATTGACTGACAAGAAAATAAAGCGGATAAGATTGCAGGATTGTAGCGTGCTGCTACAGCCAAGAGTAAATATACAAGGAGCCCCGCACACGGCCAATTGCACGAAGGGAAGAAACTTGATAATGTATAAGTTTTGCATAGTGTGCAACACGTTCCCAACTAAAAAAAAGGAACACACCCCTTAATCCCCTCTTGATAGAGGGGGAAATTTTGATATATACGGTCTTGCAGGCAGGAGTGATGGAGTGGTTCCTTTTTACAGATGCAGACAGCTTTGATCAATCAAGAATGAATATTAAAGAGGGTATCCTGTGCAGTAGGAGTATCTGAAGTGAGGAGAATCTGAAGGAATTCTCTGGGATAAATTCCTTGACGGCGGGCAGTGAGAACAAGGCCGGGCAGGATACTGTGAGTTCGCAGACAGCGGCTGGCCGTGTATTGAAGATAATCTTTCTAAAACAACTATAGCTTTGAGAAATTGTAGAGTGTACCATGCGTTTATGTTAAAATTGAAAAGGAGGTGCTACAATGCTACAGTTAAAAGTGCCCATATCTGCTGAGGAAATCATAGAAGCGGTCAAAAAGATGAAAAAAGCCGACAGAGAAGCTTTTATAGAGGATCTGCTTGCAATCACTTCACCTGAATATCTGCAGAGCGTTAAGGAAGCGAGGGCGGAATATAAAGCGGGCAAGAGAAAAACACACAAAGAAATTTTTGATTAATGAATTACAGGCTTGTTTATACACGCAGGGCAG containing:
- a CDS encoding putative toxin-antitoxin system toxin component, PIN family → MGKKTRVVIDTNVIVSAFGWLGKPEEVLRLVTKGKIASYISTEMLAELRKVVSYPKFKFSEALQAQIIETVFFESSLVFVNESLNVIADDPEDNRVLECAISAGADFIISGDKHLLNLKNFREIEILTPEDFLSRRRF